From the Desulfovibrio sp. JY genome, one window contains:
- a CDS encoding DUF169 domain-containing protein: MEELSYQEMQHVLMDELRLMHYPIAVKYFFDQAELDDFKERVSYYLPAKALTFCQAEIGARMEGITVLVGKEQLGCSNAKCVFGWKDIDAGEIKGHLKYCENLEQAERFVRSKPRLKEGLLAAVVSPLADAAFPPDAVHFYCDNMQAYHLVVDWMAVMDKHPLRPNMTMNSAACAGNVYVYNSGEANVFLACSGSYNAGKTERGEINVAIPGKDIGRVVARLKARKEREGGAAITRIGHPFPGADICKNCPLIVFKKAKDPVAATE, from the coding sequence ATGGAAGAACTTTCGTATCAGGAAATGCAGCACGTGCTGATGGACGAGCTGCGGCTCATGCACTATCCGATTGCCGTCAAATACTTTTTCGATCAGGCCGAGCTTGACGACTTCAAGGAGCGCGTCTCCTACTACCTGCCGGCCAAGGCGCTCACCTTCTGCCAGGCCGAAATCGGCGCGCGCATGGAGGGCATCACCGTGCTCGTGGGCAAGGAACAGCTCGGCTGCTCCAACGCCAAGTGCGTCTTCGGCTGGAAGGACATCGACGCGGGCGAAATCAAGGGCCACCTCAAATACTGCGAAAACCTGGAGCAGGCCGAACGCTTCGTGCGCAGCAAGCCGCGCCTGAAGGAAGGGCTCCTGGCCGCTGTCGTCTCGCCCCTGGCCGACGCCGCCTTCCCGCCCGATGCGGTGCATTTCTACTGCGACAACATGCAGGCCTACCACCTGGTCGTGGACTGGATGGCCGTCATGGACAAGCATCCCCTGCGCCCCAACATGACCATGAACTCGGCCGCCTGCGCCGGCAACGTCTACGTCTACAACTCCGGCGAGGCCAACGTGTTTTTGGCCTGCAGCGGCAGCTACAACGCCGGCAAGACCGAGCGCGGGGAGATCAACGTGGCCATTCCCGGCAAGGACATCGGCCGCGTGGTGGCCCGGCTCAAGGCCCGCAAGGAGCGCGAGGGCGGCGCGGCCATCACCCGCATCGGCCACCCGTTCCCGGGCGCGGACATCTGCAAGAACTGCCCGCTGATCGTCTTCAAGAAAGCCAAGGACCCGGTCGCGGCTACGGAGTAA
- a CDS encoding IS110 family transposase yields MAGQAISQLQAFVEASQGRSFFVGLDIHKNSYSVALRRVDGAVHTLVLSASPQALIDKLAALGITVAMAASESGPTGFHLARALTKAGIPNLVAAPSRIPRPVIWGAKTDRLDCVKLADYAAKGMLRPIAVPTEEQEAQRSLERRRHDLADDLRRVKLRIHSHLLFLGLTEPPNLKYWSKVAVASLLKLPMHQAARFTLESYVREMHAITRELVLVEQQLETICRQTEHDKVIKCLRTVPGVGPIIAATFRLELFQPERFSRAEEVTSYLGLAPMVRQSGESKGRARLRPVGQTKLRSLLVEAAWKWRAHDPKAQAWYHKLLGKSGLAQKAITALARKLAIILWRLSLEKRAYRFEPVVA; encoded by the coding sequence ATGGCAGGACAAGCGATATCCCAACTTCAGGCGTTTGTAGAGGCTTCTCAAGGTCGATCTTTTTTTGTCGGATTGGATATCCATAAGAACAGTTATTCTGTGGCATTGCGCCGCGTTGATGGGGCTGTCCACACCTTGGTGCTATCGGCGAGCCCGCAGGCTTTGATCGACAAATTGGCCGCGTTGGGCATCACCGTGGCCATGGCGGCCAGTGAATCCGGGCCAACCGGATTTCACTTGGCCAGGGCGCTTACCAAAGCGGGCATCCCCAACTTGGTGGCGGCTCCCAGCCGTATTCCCCGCCCCGTGATCTGGGGCGCAAAAACAGATCGGCTCGATTGCGTCAAATTGGCCGATTACGCCGCCAAGGGGATGCTGCGTCCCATCGCCGTACCGACGGAAGAACAAGAAGCGCAGAGGAGTCTGGAACGCCGGCGACACGACTTGGCCGACGACCTGCGTCGTGTGAAACTTCGCATCCATTCCCATCTGCTTTTTTTGGGCCTCACCGAACCTCCCAATCTGAAATACTGGAGCAAGGTCGCTGTAGCGTCCCTGCTTAAACTGCCCATGCATCAAGCCGCGCGGTTTACCCTGGAAAGTTATGTGCGAGAGATGCACGCCATCACGAGGGAATTGGTTCTCGTCGAACAGCAACTTGAGACCATTTGCCGCCAAACTGAGCATGACAAGGTCATCAAGTGTCTGCGCACCGTGCCCGGTGTGGGGCCGATCATCGCCGCGACATTCCGCCTGGAGTTGTTTCAGCCGGAACGTTTCAGCCGGGCCGAAGAGGTGACAAGCTATCTGGGACTTGCGCCCATGGTGCGCCAGAGCGGCGAAAGCAAGGGCCGGGCCAGGTTGCGGCCGGTGGGGCAGACAAAACTGCGAAGTCTTTTAGTGGAGGCGGCCTGGAAATGGCGCGCACACGATCCGAAGGCTCAGGCCTGGTATCACAAGCTGCTGGGGAAAAGCGGCTTGGCCCAAAAGGCCATCACAGCCTTGGCCCGAAAACTGGCCATCATTTTGTGGCGGCTGAGCCTGGAGAAAAGAGCGTACCGATTTGAGCCAGTCGTAGCGTGA
- a CDS encoding tetratricopeptide repeat protein — translation MPAASVTQRDLIANEQFLRDVFARFLSFKTHSLFFPRDDDGLLAGFGPGHDQAVHLPAERKVLIPLAGAGRLLGVFVARGAGLGAPRTMLALLPRIAAMALEEIRLTRAATSDALTGLANADALIAAVTREIELVQDRILPGSASLVDPGLTGLRGGFGLVVLDVDHFSRLAARHGFVAAEGDLAEAGALLRRLCPEGGLAARLHDDLFGLFLPGATASRCREAAEGIVREVSRLTFETPATGESHAITASAGCVAYPQDMRGGQFVAPPAEQARVLLRKAKKALAVAKDLGRNQAMAFHRILAEGGVVLEALPLSRYAISLGRFVDAEAGQRFLVWSPRHEGAHDIRRSDGERVSGRSPTMIKGEIALLEVGEDLAFAETLQCNDPGWAIEPGDRLLLAAESDEASHACAPDGPPKKDPATGLFPHADFLRQTTADREKRQTFSMALVLLPDPSSEPRAGRPAEADVAEAAAVCRTHFGQTAVGGRFSSSKLVFYLPDRDPAGLAEAAEAVLAGLGERLGGTAAVGVAGYPFLNYTRADVPENCRKALDHALLLPTGPKTAVFDTLSLTVSGDRHFTMGDIYAAMEEYKQALLADETNTLARNSLGICLARLGRLDKARCEFDRVIARDAKNTMALYNLGCVCRRLGENADARKAFQKCLRANPGHVYSLLRLGRMAEEDKRFAPALKYYKRAMAAPGGAPQTLRHLARLAFKRGRNEEAREYLHQALLHDPKDAVSLHLMARLYLKEGQDPAIAEAMARQAVALRPERTEFWQALARALTAQGRDGEAREAMARAEGI, via the coding sequence ATGCCGGCGGCATCCGTCACGCAGCGTGACCTCATCGCAAACGAACAGTTTCTCCGGGACGTCTTCGCCCGGTTTCTTTCCTTCAAAACCCACAGCCTCTTTTTTCCCCGCGACGACGACGGCCTGCTCGCCGGCTTCGGCCCGGGCCACGACCAGGCCGTGCATCTGCCGGCGGAACGCAAGGTGCTCATTCCCCTGGCCGGGGCGGGCAGGCTGCTTGGCGTGTTCGTGGCCCGGGGAGCGGGCCTTGGCGCGCCGCGCACCATGCTGGCGCTTCTGCCCCGCATCGCGGCCATGGCCCTGGAGGAAATCCGGCTGACCCGGGCCGCCACAAGCGACGCGCTGACGGGCCTGGCCAACGCCGATGCCCTGATCGCGGCCGTCACCCGGGAAATCGAGCTGGTCCAGGACCGCATCCTACCGGGCTCGGCCAGCCTGGTCGATCCCGGGCTCACCGGGCTTCGGGGCGGATTCGGGCTCGTGGTCCTCGATGTGGACCATTTCAGCCGGCTGGCCGCCCGGCACGGCTTTGTCGCGGCCGAGGGCGATCTGGCCGAAGCCGGCGCGCTGCTGCGCCGCCTGTGCCCCGAAGGCGGGCTGGCCGCCCGGCTTCACGACGACCTTTTCGGGCTTTTTTTGCCCGGGGCCACGGCCTCGCGCTGCCGGGAGGCGGCCGAAGGCATCGTGCGGGAGGTCTCGCGCCTGACCTTCGAGACGCCAGCCACCGGGGAAAGCCACGCCATCACGGCCAGCGCCGGCTGCGTGGCCTATCCCCAGGACATGCGCGGCGGCCAGTTCGTGGCCCCGCCGGCCGAACAGGCCCGGGTGCTTTTGCGCAAGGCCAAAAAAGCCCTGGCCGTGGCCAAGGATCTCGGCCGCAACCAGGCCATGGCCTTTCACCGCATCCTGGCCGAGGGCGGCGTGGTGCTCGAGGCGCTGCCCCTGTCGCGCTATGCCATAAGCCTCGGCCGCTTCGTGGACGCCGAAGCCGGGCAACGCTTCCTGGTCTGGTCGCCGCGCCACGAAGGCGCCCACGACATCCGCAGATCCGACGGCGAACGCGTCTCCGGCCGCTCCCCCACCATGATCAAGGGCGAAATCGCCCTGCTGGAAGTGGGCGAGGATCTGGCCTTCGCCGAGACGCTCCAGTGCAACGATCCGGGCTGGGCCATCGAGCCCGGGGACCGGCTGCTGCTCGCGGCGGAATCCGACGAGGCTTCCCATGCCTGCGCGCCGGACGGCCCGCCCAAGAAAGATCCGGCCACCGGCCTTTTCCCCCATGCGGATTTCCTGCGCCAGACCACCGCCGACCGCGAGAAACGCCAGACGTTTTCCATGGCCCTGGTGCTTTTGCCCGACCCGTCGTCCGAACCGCGCGCCGGGCGTCCGGCCGAGGCGGACGTGGCCGAGGCGGCAGCCGTGTGCCGGACCCATTTCGGCCAGACCGCCGTGGGCGGCCGGTTCAGCTCGTCCAAGCTCGTCTTCTACCTGCCCGACCGCGATCCGGCCGGGCTGGCCGAGGCCGCCGAAGCCGTGCTGGCCGGCCTTGGCGAACGCCTCGGCGGCACGGCGGCCGTGGGCGTGGCCGGCTATCCGTTTCTCAACTACACCCGGGCCGACGTGCCGGAAAACTGCCGCAAGGCCCTGGACCACGCCCTGCTCCTGCCGACCGGCCCCAAGACGGCCGTCTTCGACACCTTGTCGCTGACCGTCAGCGGCGACCGGCACTTCACCATGGGCGACATCTACGCGGCCATGGAAGAGTACAAGCAGGCGCTTTTGGCCGACGAGACCAACACCCTGGCCCGCAACTCGCTCGGCATCTGCCTGGCCCGGCTCGGCCGGCTGGACAAGGCGCGCTGCGAATTCGACCGGGTCATCGCCCGCGACGCCAAGAACACCATGGCCCTGTACAACCTCGGCTGCGTCTGCCGCCGGCTGGGCGAAAACGCCGATGCCCGCAAGGCCTTCCAGAAATGCCTGCGGGCCAATCCCGGACATGTCTACAGCCTGCTGCGGCTCGGGCGCATGGCCGAGGAGGACAAGCGCTTCGCCCCGGCGCTCAAATACTACAAGCGGGCCATGGCCGCCCCGGGCGGCGCGCCCCAGACCCTGCGCCACCTGGCCCGGCTGGCCTTCAAGCGCGGCCGCAACGAGGAAGCCCGGGAATACCTGCATCAGGCCCTGCTCCACGACCCCAAGGACGCGGTGTCGCTCCACCTCATGGCCCGGCTCTACCTCAAGGAGGGCCAGGACCCGGCCATCGCCGAGGCCATGGCCCGGCAAGCCGTGGCCCTGCGGCCCGAGCGGACGGAATTCTGGCAGGCGCTGGCCCGCGCCCTTACCGCCCAGGGACGGGACGGGGAAGCCCGGGAAGCGATGGCCCGGGCCGAAGGCATCTGA
- a CDS encoding MBL fold metallo-hydrolase, whose translation MDIKTFPIGPLETNCYLAVAGSAAIAVDVGGKPTAVAQFLKEKGLSLEAVLLTHLHCDHLYGVGELAGAFGAPVFAGAADAPLLETELGHGGLMGLPQVPEFTYEPIAPGGRTLLGQPCRVLATPGHSPGSLSYYFPEAGAIFVGDLLFYRSIGRTDFDGGDYDQLMTSVREKIFALPAVTAVYPGHGPATTIGDEMKHNPFFSEYAR comes from the coding sequence ATGGACATCAAGACGTTTCCGATAGGTCCCCTGGAGACCAACTGTTACCTCGCGGTCGCGGGGAGCGCGGCCATTGCCGTGGATGTCGGCGGCAAGCCGACGGCGGTAGCACAATTTCTCAAGGAAAAAGGGCTTTCCCTCGAGGCGGTGCTGCTCACCCACCTGCACTGCGACCACCTTTACGGCGTGGGCGAGCTGGCCGGGGCCTTTGGCGCGCCGGTTTTCGCCGGAGCCGCCGACGCGCCGCTTCTGGAAACCGAACTGGGCCATGGCGGACTCATGGGCCTGCCCCAGGTGCCCGAATTTACCTACGAGCCCATCGCCCCCGGCGGGCGGACCCTGCTCGGCCAACCCTGCCGGGTGCTGGCCACCCCCGGCCATTCCCCGGGCAGCCTGTCCTATTATTTCCCCGAGGCCGGGGCGATTTTCGTCGGCGACCTGCTTTTTTACCGCTCCATCGGCCGCACCGATTTCGACGGCGGCGACTACGACCAGCTCATGACCTCGGTGCGCGAAAAGATTTTTGCCCTGCCGGCCGTCACGGCCGTCTATCCCGGCCATGGCCCGGCAACGACCATCGGTGACGAGATGAAGCACAATCCGTTTTTTTCGGAGTACGCCCGGTGA
- a CDS encoding flavodoxin family protein: MTSGPAATVFLCGPRAGGNADAAGRAFARGLWDQGIAAQVVALRDERIAPCRGCGACLAPGHRCPLDTEGDAAEALFAHVRESPILAFAAPIYFYHVPALFKAFIDRAQRHWAVRYAAGAGEVMPPVLPEVRVLLVAGRPRGEKLFAGALLTLKYFLWPFYRTLAEPCLFRGYDAPGDLAGDVAAVKQAVGYGRDAAHGAF, from the coding sequence GTGACCTCCGGTCCCGCGGCTACGGTGTTTTTGTGCGGCCCCAGGGCCGGCGGCAATGCCGACGCGGCCGGGCGGGCCTTTGCCCGGGGGCTCTGGGATCAAGGCATCGCGGCCCAGGTCGTGGCCTTGCGCGACGAACGCATCGCCCCGTGCCGGGGCTGCGGCGCCTGTCTCGCTCCCGGTCACCGCTGCCCCCTGGATACGGAAGGCGACGCGGCCGAGGCGCTTTTCGCCCATGTCCGCGAATCTCCGATCCTGGCCTTTGCCGCGCCCATCTACTTTTACCACGTGCCGGCGCTTTTCAAGGCGTTCATCGACCGGGCCCAGCGCCATTGGGCCGTGCGCTACGCCGCCGGGGCCGGCGAGGTCATGCCGCCCGTCCTGCCGGAGGTCCGCGTCCTGCTGGTTGCCGGCCGGCCCCGGGGCGAAAAGCTCTTTGCCGGGGCGCTGCTCACCCTCAAGTATTTTCTCTGGCCCTTTTACCGCACCCTGGCCGAACCGTGCCTGTTCCGGGGCTATGACGCGCCGGGTGATCTGGCCGGCGACGTCGCCGCCGTGAAACAGGCGGTCGGGTACGGCCGGGATGCCGCCCATGGGGCTTTTTAG
- a CDS encoding ComF family protein — protein MGLFRAGLPRLAGWLARAMLLACDRCQACSGLLPARAGPHPVCPSCAVSLAPRLGGYCPRCGELAADPAAPPQVCPECLRQGRSWDGFAFHGPYEGLLRDMVLGFKFHGRLGQGRILAGLVADAYTRAAARCGPGSMDPAGPDIIVPVPLYPRRLAWRGFNQSLELARELSRRLDRPIVTNALARIRDTTPQSQLPGAKRLGNIQGAFAAMPEIVSGRAALLVDDVMTTGATVETAARALLLAGATRVDVVVVAR, from the coding sequence ATGGGGCTTTTTAGGGCCGGGCTGCCGCGTCTGGCCGGCTGGCTCGCCCGGGCCATGCTGCTTGCCTGCGATCGGTGTCAGGCCTGTTCGGGCCTGCTGCCGGCCCGGGCCGGACCGCATCCGGTGTGTCCGTCGTGCGCCGTGAGCCTGGCCCCGCGCCTGGGCGGCTACTGCCCCCGGTGCGGCGAGCTTGCCGCCGATCCCGCCGCGCCGCCGCAGGTCTGCCCCGAATGCCTCCGCCAGGGCCGCTCGTGGGACGGTTTCGCCTTTCACGGCCCGTACGAGGGGCTTTTGCGGGACATGGTGCTGGGGTTCAAATTTCACGGCCGACTCGGCCAGGGCCGGATCCTGGCCGGACTGGTCGCCGACGCCTACACGCGCGCCGCCGCGCGCTGTGGCCCCGGGTCCATGGACCCGGCCGGGCCGGACATCATCGTGCCCGTGCCGCTTTACCCCAGACGCCTGGCCTGGCGCGGCTTCAACCAGAGCCTGGAACTGGCCCGGGAACTCTCGCGCCGGCTGGACCGGCCCATCGTTACAAACGCCTTGGCCCGCATCCGCGACACCACGCCCCAAAGTCAGCTGCCCGGCGCCAAACGCCTGGGCAATATCCAGGGGGCCTTTGCCGCGATGCCGGAGATCGTCTCCGGCCGGGCCGCGCTGCTCGTCGACGACGTCATGACTACCGGAGCCACCGTGGAAACCGCCGCGCGCGCCTTGCTCCTGGCCGGGGCGACCCGCGTGGATGTGGTGGTGGTGGCGCGGTAG
- the treS gene encoding maltose alpha-D-glucosyltransferase, producing the protein MPRKPFPGADDPLWFKDAVIYEVHIKAFMDGNGDGIGDFPGLTSRLDYLASLGVNTLWLLPFYPSPLRDDGYDIADYYGIHPDYGTLKDFKEFLRQAHARGLRVITELVVNHTSKDHPWFQRSRAASPGSVWRDYYVWNDTPDKYRQARIIFKDFEYSNWTYDHEAKAYYWHRFYSHQPDLNYDNPRVCKEITRVMDFWLGLGVDGLRLDAVPYLYERRDTNCENLPETHAFLKKLRAHVDGRFKNRMFLAEANQWPEDAVAYFGDGDECHMAYHFPIMPRIFMALMMEDRFPVLDIMEQTPAIPKNCQWAMFLRNHDELTLEMVSDEERDYMYRVYAKDRKARINLGIRRRLAPLMLGSRRRMELINFILFSFPGTPIIYYGDEIGMGDNFHLGDRDGVRTPMQWSPDRNAGFSRANPQNIYLPVVIDPQYHYEAVNVENQEANLSSFLWWMRRVIAMRKRLPAMGRGEIEFLRPDNNKVLVFLRCHEEETILVVVNLSRFSQVASLDLSRFAGASPLDVFSGTQFPTITEAPYVLPLGQYDYYWLRLTRDDAAVALDAAPAPYVEFGQALKSILGPNERAVLAEDLLPGHARRAGLAGVRLPATQRVEILDAAPVGPRGLLAWLLLVEAHAITGETRAMPFLLALVSGEEAAAVAREDPQSVVAHITHAGREGTLVNGFVLPQLRAWWPEALRRKARLRGPAGVLAALPEPGFPRELCSDGVCPPSHMFHDGQNNVIMAYDGKLFFKFYAALDSGAHPEAELLRHLEAVGFDHAPILAGVFEYRPKSGAEPMVVATVQEYIADARDAYGYSLEHLTRYFEQRRAMPEDADTLATGNMLDFGMAKSMAGMADEFYLEMARLLGRRTAGMHLALSDGGGAFSPEPFTKLYQRSVYQAIRNSIRQATNILSKHIDSVPAVLREDAARIIDAESEALAAISGLLSRVVDTVKIRIHGDYRLEQLLFTGKDFVIVDFEGDPRRTLGERRLKRSALRDVAGMFYSFYAAGEEGVSRHAATHPEDSGRCAGWAWPWAEAVSRAFFGAYAAAVGDSPILPPRRARLLLLKSFLLERCYDALGQAAVNRPDRIGAPLSCIRLVLALK; encoded by the coding sequence ATGCCCCGAAAGCCCTTCCCTGGCGCGGACGATCCGCTTTGGTTCAAGGACGCCGTCATTTACGAAGTCCACATCAAGGCCTTCATGGACGGCAACGGCGACGGCATCGGCGATTTCCCGGGCCTGACCAGCCGGCTGGACTACCTGGCCAGCCTCGGCGTCAACACCCTGTGGCTTCTGCCCTTTTATCCGTCGCCGCTACGTGACGACGGCTACGATATCGCGGACTATTACGGCATCCACCCCGACTACGGCACGCTCAAGGATTTCAAGGAATTCCTGCGCCAGGCCCACGCCCGGGGACTGCGGGTCATCACCGAGCTCGTGGTCAACCATACCTCCAAGGACCACCCCTGGTTCCAGCGCTCCCGGGCGGCCAGTCCCGGATCGGTCTGGCGCGACTACTACGTCTGGAACGACACCCCGGACAAATATCGACAGGCTCGCATCATCTTCAAGGATTTCGAGTACTCCAACTGGACCTACGACCATGAGGCCAAGGCCTATTACTGGCACCGCTTCTACTCCCACCAGCCCGACCTCAACTACGACAATCCGCGCGTGTGCAAGGAAATCACCCGGGTCATGGATTTCTGGCTGGGCCTTGGCGTGGACGGGCTGCGCCTGGACGCCGTGCCCTATCTGTACGAGCGCCGGGACACCAACTGCGAGAATCTGCCCGAGACCCACGCGTTTCTGAAAAAACTGCGGGCCCATGTGGACGGACGGTTCAAAAATCGCATGTTCCTGGCCGAGGCCAATCAATGGCCCGAGGACGCGGTGGCCTATTTCGGGGACGGCGACGAGTGCCACATGGCCTACCACTTCCCGATCATGCCCCGCATCTTCATGGCGCTCATGATGGAGGACCGCTTTCCCGTCCTCGACATCATGGAGCAGACGCCGGCCATTCCGAAAAACTGCCAGTGGGCCATGTTCCTGCGCAACCATGACGAGCTGACCCTGGAAATGGTCTCCGACGAGGAGCGCGACTACATGTACCGGGTCTACGCCAAGGACCGCAAAGCCCGCATCAACCTGGGCATCCGCCGCCGGCTCGCGCCGCTGATGCTCGGCAGCCGCCGCCGCATGGAGCTCATAAACTTCATCCTCTTTTCCTTTCCCGGCACGCCGATCATCTACTACGGCGACGAGATCGGCATGGGCGACAATTTCCACCTCGGCGACCGCGACGGCGTGCGCACCCCCATGCAGTGGAGCCCGGACCGCAACGCCGGCTTTTCTCGGGCCAATCCCCAGAATATCTACCTGCCCGTGGTCATCGATCCGCAATACCACTACGAGGCCGTCAACGTGGAGAACCAGGAGGCCAACCTGTCCTCCTTTCTGTGGTGGATGCGTCGGGTGATCGCCATGCGCAAACGCCTGCCGGCCATGGGACGCGGGGAAATCGAATTCCTGCGGCCGGACAACAACAAGGTTCTCGTTTTTCTGCGTTGCCACGAGGAGGAGACGATCCTGGTCGTGGTCAACCTGTCGCGGTTTTCCCAGGTGGCCTCCCTCGACCTGTCCCGCTTCGCCGGGGCGTCGCCCTTGGACGTCTTTTCCGGCACGCAGTTTCCGACCATAACCGAGGCCCCGTACGTGCTGCCGCTGGGGCAGTACGACTATTACTGGCTGCGGCTCACGCGCGACGACGCCGCCGTGGCCCTGGACGCCGCCCCGGCCCCCTATGTGGAGTTCGGCCAGGCCTTAAAAAGCATCCTGGGACCCAATGAGCGGGCGGTCCTGGCCGAAGATCTGCTGCCCGGCCACGCCCGCCGGGCCGGGCTTGCCGGCGTGCGCCTGCCCGCCACCCAGCGGGTGGAGATTCTCGACGCCGCGCCTGTGGGCCCGCGCGGGCTGCTCGCCTGGCTGCTGCTGGTCGAGGCCCACGCCATCACCGGCGAAACCCGCGCCATGCCGTTTCTCCTGGCCCTGGTCTCCGGCGAGGAGGCCGCCGCCGTGGCCCGCGAGGACCCGCAGTCCGTGGTGGCCCACATCACCCATGCCGGCAGGGAGGGCACGCTGGTCAACGGGTTCGTGCTGCCTCAGCTTCGCGCCTGGTGGCCCGAGGCGCTACGGCGCAAGGCCAGGCTTCGCGGCCCGGCCGGGGTGCTGGCCGCGCTGCCCGAACCGGGATTCCCTCGCGAATTGTGTTCGGACGGGGTCTGTCCGCCTTCGCACATGTTCCACGACGGCCAAAACAACGTCATCATGGCCTACGACGGCAAACTCTTCTTCAAGTTCTACGCCGCGCTGGACTCCGGGGCCCACCCCGAGGCCGAGCTGTTGCGCCATCTCGAAGCGGTGGGCTTCGACCATGCCCCGATCCTGGCCGGCGTGTTCGAATACCGCCCCAAGTCCGGGGCCGAGCCCATGGTTGTGGCCACGGTGCAGGAATACATCGCCGACGCCCGGGACGCCTACGGCTACAGCCTTGAGCACCTGACACGGTATTTCGAGCAGCGCCGGGCCATGCCCGAGGATGCCGACACCCTGGCCACAGGCAATATGCTTGATTTCGGCATGGCCAAGTCCATGGCCGGTATGGCCGACGAGTTTTATCTGGAGATGGCCAGGCTCCTTGGCCGGCGCACGGCCGGGATGCACCTGGCGCTGTCGGACGGCGGCGGAGCGTTTTCCCCGGAGCCCTTTACCAAACTCTACCAACGCTCGGTCTACCAGGCCATCCGCAACAGCATCCGCCAGGCCACCAACATCCTGTCCAAGCACATCGACTCGGTGCCGGCGGTTCTGCGCGAGGACGCCGCGCGCATCATCGACGCGGAAAGCGAAGCCCTGGCCGCCATCTCCGGACTGCTGTCCCGGGTGGTGGATACCGTCAAAATCCGTATCCACGGCGACTACCGCCTGGAACAGCTGCTTTTTACGGGCAAGGATTTCGTGATTGTGGACTTCGAGGGCGATCCCAGGCGCACCCTCGGCGAACGCCGGCTCAAACGCTCGGCGCTGCGGGACGTGGCCGGCATGTTCTACTCCTTCTACGCCGCCGGCGAGGAAGGCGTCAGTCGCCATGCCGCCACCCACCCCGAGGACAGCGGCCGTTGCGCCGGCTGGGCCTGGCCCTGGGCCGAGGCGGTCTCCCGCGCCTTTTTCGGGGCCTACGCCGCCGCTGTCGGCGATTCGCCCATTCTGCCGCCGCGCCGGGCCAGGCTGCTCCTGCTCAAAAGCTTCCTGCTCGAACGCTGCTACGACGCCCTGGGACAAGCGGCCGTCAACCGCCCGGACCGCATCGGCGCGCCGCTTTCCTGCATACGGTTGGTGTTGGCGCTTAAATAA
- a CDS encoding HAMP domain-containing histidine kinase — MPAPDPTCFAPAERAAAEEVHRQFAVLSNHEIPGVLDAMPVISMVLNRCRQVVFGNRKFADAIGVTDIREALGKRPGEAFRCVHAASAPGGCGTGEFCVHCGAVRSILLGLAGRENIQECNINREDGGKIEALDLRVSSSPLAFDAEKFIIFSITDVSHEHRRRSLERIFFHDMLNTVGGLQGLMEFLVEEVPEDLRPDAQLIHRAMAHLTDEITYQKQLLAAETNELETNFTTLRSCDMLEVVEATFQNSEQAKGKRIEVCDECSQVTFDSDPVLLRRVLGNMIKNALEATSPGGVVRLGCRPGETWVEFWVQNDAVIPKSVRMRIFNRSFSTKGLGRGLGTYSIKLLTERYLGGAVDFSSTREDGTVFRVRLPLGG; from the coding sequence ATGCCCGCCCCCGACCCGACCTGTTTCGCCCCGGCCGAGCGCGCCGCCGCAGAGGAAGTCCACCGCCAATTCGCGGTGCTCTCCAACCACGAGATCCCGGGCGTCCTTGACGCCATGCCGGTCATCTCCATGGTGCTCAACCGCTGCCGCCAGGTGGTCTTCGGCAACCGAAAATTCGCCGACGCCATCGGGGTGACGGATATCCGCGAGGCGCTCGGCAAACGGCCGGGCGAGGCCTTTCGCTGCGTCCACGCCGCCAGCGCCCCGGGCGGCTGCGGCACCGGGGAATTCTGCGTGCACTGCGGGGCCGTGCGCTCCATCCTGCTCGGTCTGGCCGGCCGGGAAAACATCCAGGAATGCAACATCAACCGCGAGGACGGCGGCAAGATCGAGGCCCTCGACCTGCGCGTGTCCTCCTCCCCCCTGGCCTTCGACGCGGAAAAATTCATCATCTTCTCCATTACCGACGTCAGCCACGAGCACCGGCGGCGCAGCCTGGAACGCATCTTCTTCCACGACATGCTCAACACCGTGGGCGGCCTCCAGGGACTCATGGAATTTCTGGTCGAAGAGGTCCCCGAGGACCTGCGCCCCGACGCCCAGCTCATCCACCGGGCCATGGCCCATCTGACCGACGAGATCACTTACCAGAAGCAGCTCCTCGCGGCCGAGACCAACGAGCTGGAAACCAATTTCACCACCCTGCGCTCCTGCGACATGCTGGAAGTGGTGGAAGCGACCTTCCAGAACTCGGAACAGGCCAAGGGAAAACGGATCGAGGTGTGCGACGAGTGCTCCCAGGTGACCTTCGATTCGGACCCGGTGCTGTTGCGCCGGGTGCTCGGCAATATGATCAAAAACGCCCTGGAAGCCACCTCTCCGGGCGGCGTCGTGCGCCTCGGTTGCCGCCCGGGCGAAACCTGGGTGGAATTCTGGGTGCAAAACGACGCCGTCATCCCCAAAAGCGTGCGCATGCGCATCTTCAACCGCTCGTTTTCCACCAAGGGACTCGGCCGGGGACTCGGCACCTACAGCATCAAACTCCTCACCGAACGCTACCTCGGCGGCGCGGTGGACTTCTCCTCCACCCGCGAGGACGGCACCGTGTTCCGCGTCCGCCTGCCGCTTGGCGGCTAG